One Panicum virgatum strain AP13 chromosome 9K, P.virgatum_v5, whole genome shotgun sequence genomic region harbors:
- the LOC120650817 gene encoding protein NRT1/ PTR FAMILY 5.2-like, whose amino-acid sequence MENGGEEGGGGGGDDYTKDGSVDLRGNPARRSKRGGWTACTFIVVYELFERMAYYGVASNLVMYLTERLHQGTVEAANNVTNWSGTVFLTPLLGAFVADAYLGRYWTFVAGSAVYLMGMLLLTLAVSVPALKPPPCDVGGVGAGATCPRASALQLGVYFGGLYTIALGHGGTKPNISTIGADQFDDFHPRERRHKLSFFNWWMFTVFTGILFSTTVLVYLQDSVSWSWGYGVPTLALAASVAVFLVGTPLYRHKLPQGSPVARMGRVVAAAAWKCHVAVPGDLGELHEVGPEHYASRKRFRVGATGSMGFLNKAAVKAEGAPGWALCAATQVEETKQIARLVPLLATMFVPCALMAQVGTLFVRQGATLDRRLGLGAAFQVPPASLGAFVTLTMLVCVAVYDRALVPAVRRRTKDPRGITLLQRIGAGLLLQVVTMAATAAVESRRLSFARSHAAAGGGGRPLPLTIFVLLPQFVLMGAADAFLVVGQIEFFYDQAPESMKSLGTAMSLTAYGVGSMLSSAVLSLVERITAGRGTPWVANDLNASRLDCYYAFLAVLAAANLASFVVLSCRYSYRAESTEAIAVTARVHSEPAPPVAP is encoded by the exons ATGGagaacggcggcgaggaaggaggcggcggcggcggggacgactACACCAAGGACGGCTCCGTCGACCTCCGTGGCAACCCCGCTCGCCGCTCCAAGCGCGGCGGCTGGACCGCCTGCACCTTCATCGTCG TGTACGAGCTGTTCGAGCGGATGGCCTACTACGGGGTGGCGTCGAACCTGGTGATGTACCTGACGGAGCGGCTGCACCAGGGCACCGTCGAGGCCGCCAACAACGTCACCAACTGGTCCGGCACCGTCTTCCTCACGCCGCTCCTCGGGGCCTTCGTCGCCGACGCCTACCTCGGCCGCTACTGGACCTTCGTCGCCGGATCCGCCGTCTACCTCATG GGGATGCTGCTGCTGACGCTGGCGGTCTCCGTGCCGGCGCTGAAGCCGCCGCCCTGCGacgtcggcggcgtcggcgccggcgccacctgcccgcgcgcctccgcgctgcagctcggcgtcTACTTCGGCGGGCTGTACACCATCGCGCTGGGCCACGGCGGCACCAAACCCAACATCTCCACCATCGGCGCCGACCAGTTCGACGACTTCCACccgcgggagcgccgccacaagctctcctTCTTCAACTGGTGGATGTTCACCGTCTTCACGGGCATCCTCTTCTCCACCACCGTGCTCGTCTACCTCCAGGACAGCGTCAGCTGGTCCTGGGGGTACGGCGTGCCCACGCTGGCGCTCGCGGCCTCCGTCGCCGTCTTCCTCGTCGGCACGCCGCTGTACCGCCACAAGCTGCCGCAGGGCAGCCCGGTCGCGAGGATGGGCAGGGTGGTCGCCGCGGCCGCGTGGAAATGCCACGTCGCGGTGCCCGGGGACCTCGGCGAGCTGCACGAGGTGGGGCCCGAGCACTACGCCAGCAGGAAGAGGTTCCGCGTGGGCGCGACGGGCTCCATGGGGTTCCTGAACAAGGCGGCGGTCAAGGCGGAGGGCGCCCCTGGGTGGGCGCTGTGCGCGGCGACGCAGGTGGAGGAGACGAAGCAGATCGCCAGGCTGGTGCCGCTGCTGGCCACCATGTTCGTGCCGTGCGCGCTGATGGCGCAGGTGGGCACGCTCTTCGTCCGGCAGGGCGCGACGCTGGAccgccgcctcggcctcggcgcgGCATTCCAGGTGCCCCCCGCCAGCCTCGGCGCGTTCGTGACGCTGACCATGCTCGTCTGCGTGGCGGTCTACGACCGCGCCCTCGTCCCGGCGGTCCGGCGGCGCACCAAGGACCCGCGCGGAATCACTCTGCTGCAGCGTATCGGCGCCGGGCTGCTCCTCCAGGTCGTGACgatggcggccacggcggcggtcgAGAGCCGTCGGCTGAGCTTCGCGAGGAgccacgcggcggcgggcggcggcgggcggcctctGCCGCTGACCATCTTCGTCCTGCTGCCGCAGTTCGTGCTGATGGGCGCCGCCGACGCGTTCCTGGTGGTGGGGCAGATCGAGTTCTTCTACGACCAGGCCCCCGAGAGCATGAAGAGCCTGGGCACGGCCATGTCCCTGACTGCCTACGGCGTGGGCAGCATGCTGAGCAGCGCCGTCCTGTCGCTCGTGGAGCGGATCACAGCCGGGAGGGGCACGCCGTGGGTGGCCAACGACCTCAACGCGTCGCGCCTCGACTGCTACTACGCGTTCCTCGCAgtgctggcggcggcgaacCTCGCCTCGTTCGTGGTGCTGAGCTGCAGGTACTCGTACAGGGCGGAGTCCACGGAGGCGATCGCCGTCACGGCGAGAGTGCACTcggagccggcgccgccggtggcgccgTGA